Below is a window of Chryseobacterium joostei DNA.
ATATCTTTCTCTGTTAGACCATTATTCCTAAGCTCCATTGCTACTCCTACATAATTTTCGCTTTCTATAAGAGTATGTATTTTCCTGTGAATCTGTGCTTGTTCCGGGTTATCTTTTCCTACTTGCTTTAAAATATTCTCTTGCAATACGGAATCAACTTTTATCTTTTCTTCCTTTTCTATAGCTGTAGAAGAGTTAACCAGGGAAAGTTTACTACCATTCTCCTGTTCATCAACCTGTATACCTTTTGAATTCAAATATTCTTGCTTATTTTGGATATCCTCTTCTATTGACTTGTTAAAGTAATAATCAATATAGTCTCGCTCAGCTACTCCTTTTAATAAGGAAACATCCTTTTCCGGAAGCTTGTCTTTGATTTCTTCTACTACTAGCATTTTTTCCGGAAGCTGCATTTTTCCCTCATTTCCTGATACCTGTTGTACCATATCCCGGATTAATGGAGAATAAAATTTATAAACATTGTTTTCAGCTATGTAGTTCTGCAGTTCTGCATCTACCTTCATTTTTGTTTCTACAGTATGCTTTCCTGTCTTTTCAGTTATTCCAGGTATTGAAGGTCTGTCTTCTGTAGCAGGAATCTCTTGGCTTCTATATCCTTGTAGGGCTAATAAGGCTGCCGGATTTTCAAAAGCTGCAGCTAAATTTATATTTCTCTCAATATTTTTTTTCTCGGAAGACTCTGCTTTATTGATTGACTCCTGAGTACTCATTGAATCTACAAACTTTTCTATTTTCTCTGCAGGAATATTTTGTTCTTTCACTACCTCTGCTATTCCTTCTGCAAAAAGAGTCTTTTTCTGAGACATATTCTCTAATAAAGTACTTCTATAATCTACTCCTGCTTCTCTTATGAAGAAATACAAAGAATCATTAAGTAATTTATTGTGTTCTTTGTCCTCTGTGTAAATTTTCCAATCTTCATTACTTTTCAAAATTTCTCGCTCTGTTTCCGGAAGAATCTCAATGTTAACTCTTGACCAAATTTTATCTTCTATTGCTAGTCTTGACTTAATTACCTCTTTATCATTTTCAACCTCTTGGTGATTTAGTTTTTCCCCTAGAGGTTTTAAAAAATCTTGTTCTAAGCCTTTCAAAAGGAATGGTTCTGTATAACCTTCTATTTTTGCTGATAAATTAGCTCCATTTTGGACTATTTCTATTCCATGCTTGTTTAGATATTCCAAAACTTTTTCCGGTTCCATTTCGGTCTTAAAAGCCCTGTTTTTAGTATCAATACCATACTCTTTATTTATTAGCTTTTCCAGTTCAGTTCGATATTCTCCCTGCAGCTCTTCAATTTTAAATAGCTTTTCATGAGCAAAATATATATCTTTTGTAACTTTCACCTGGTAATCCGGAAGTTTCTCTTTTTTCTCTTTCTCAGGTTCATTGGTTTCTTTTAGTTTCTCCGCTCTTTCTTCTATTTTCTCAGTTATATTTCGTATTCCCTTTAAAGTATTTTGTACCTCGAATGGCAAAGGTTCTTTTGGGTTAAAAAGCTTTTCTACTACGGCAATATTATTGACTCCTGTAAATGAGTAATAAGTTTCTTTATCAAATCTCCTCTGCTCCTTCTCCTGTTCCTGGAAAGATTCTACTACTTTATCTAAAGTTCTATTTTTTTCAGAAAAATAAGTTCTGAGAGATTCATTTTCCTTGTCTGTGAGGAAGCCTTTAAGCTCATTGTATTGTTTACCTACTTCCAGGTAATTAAATATGTTCTCTTTCTGATAAATATCCTGAACAAAAGATGAAGTAAATCCCTGGGCTTTCATGTCATTTCGATAAGCAAAAAGAGCCTCAGTATAAATTTTATTTTTTAATTCTGGGCTGAGTTCTACTTTTGTTTCTTCGCTCAATTTTGAAGTATCTAACTTTTTTAAATCATTACTATTGAAAGCATTTTTACTTACTTTATCAATAAATATATATCCTGTTTTTTCATTTTTTATGATTTCAATTGACTTACTGTAATTGTTAAAATCTTCTATTTTTATTTTTTCAAAAACTTTCAGTTCTTTTTCAAACCTTGCCTGAAATGAAAGTAATTTTCCATAATTTTTAGATGCGTTTTCAAAATTTCCCTGGATGGATTCTTTTAATTTTGGATGGGAAAATTTTTTACTTAAATCACTTCCGGAAACTGCTAAAGTTCCTTTCTCTTCAACATATCTTCCTTTAACTTTATCAGTTACTGCAAAAGATACCCCGGTGAAATTTTTCTTATTTGAAACATAAGTCTCAATGTGATATTTTTCTTTCAATATTTGCTGAAAATCATTAAACCTCCGGGGCTTTAATGTCATCACTTCTTTTACAGATTGAGTTAAATAATTTTTATAATCTGCAGATTTATTTAATTCTACATGATTCTTTTTATCTATTGAAATTTCTTTTTTAATACTAGAAACTATTCTTAAACCGTGCTTTTTTTCTAAGCCCCGGTTAATTTCCATGAGTCTGTATTGTTCCCAATTTCGGGAAACTTTTGTTCCATCATCTTTAATAGAATGTGTGATGATATGAATATGAGGATGGTCTTGGTCATGATGTCTAACTGCCCAAACTGGCTGCTCACCATAACCCAATTTTTCTAGGCATTCCCTGGTTATTTCTTCCATCTTTTCATTGGTCAAAATCTCCTTATCTTCTATGGGAAAATTAAGAGAAAGATGTACGTAAGGGTCTGCCATACTGTCATCAAGTTTTGAGATTGCCTTAAAAGACAATTCTACAGATTTTTTACTATTATCGTCAATTCCTTGTGAATATAATTTTTCTGCTACCCCTTCTTCTATCTTCTTAAAATGGTAGTTAGTAAGGCTCTCTAAAGTGCCTACATGAGTAAGATTACCTATCATTGCATCTTATTTATCTAAAAGCTTAATCAAATTATCATTGATTTGAGTATTTTTTTCTAAAATGGACTTCAATAGAAAGAAAATTTCACCTTCTTTTTTTATTCCGGAATTATAAAACTTTGTTAACTGATTAAGATTGGTTCCTTGTTTATTAATTTCTCTTACCATAGCATAAAAATCTTCTTTTGGAATTCCTATGCTTAGTCCAGGTGAAACATTTTTAATTTCCTTGTAAACACAATATCTCAGAAATTTTGAATTATTACCCCCGAAATAAATTGCTGACTTCTCTTCTATTTTTTTCCTTTCTTCTTCATTAAACCTGACAGTTATTCCTTTCTTAAACTCTTCTTCCGGAAGCTTTTTTTTTGTTCGGCTTTGACTCATTTTGAAAAAATATAAGTCAAAGATAAACAATAAAAAATAAAAAATGTAATACATATCTACACCTTGCTTATTGATTGATTCAATAGAGGGGCGAAAAATTTCTGTTTTAATACTGATTATCAGATATTTAATAAATATTTCAACTTTTGAAAAGTCCAAAAAGATACTTTTTCTCAAAAATCCATTATACTCTTATAATTACTTAAATTTCAATTAATTATAAAATAATTAACTTTTAACGTTTTTATTTTCATGAGATAATATTTTTATATGTACACATAAAATAATTAACTTTTAAAAATACTTTATAATATACTATAATAAACATCTAAAATATAGATAATTATGATTATTATAATTTTAATAAATATTAATAAAAATATATCGTATATTTGAAAATATTTTTAACTAAAAATGAAGATAAAATACAGACTTAAATATTCAGGAAAAATGGACGAATTACTTGCTCCTTATATTGGAAAAAAGCTTGTAATTTCAGTAGAAGAATTCAGAGAATTTTTTAACGTTCCTAATATAAAAACATCATCAGCTCTAGTACAAAAAATTATAGAAACCTGTAAGAGAGAATTTGATGAATTGGAGCAAATTAATTTCAATTTTGAAGTAGCTAAAAAATTTAAGAAAACTCAATTTTTCATTTTTTATCCTTACAATAATGAACCTAACTTTTTTTTAAGCTCCATCCAGGATAAATTTAAAATTGAACCTGAAAAGGAAAAATATATTGAACCAACAAAAAACTTATCCTTTGAAGAAATAAGCACTCCAGTAATTGCCCAGGAAGAAAAAATTATTCCCACAGAACCGGAAGAAATTGAAGAAGAAAAAGTAAAATATGAGTTTGAAAATTTCACAAATTTTAAAGTACCTGATTATGATAATTTTAATACCGATGATATACAATCCGGGTTAGAAAGAATAAGAAAAATGCGCCAAAATGGCGGATAAATAAATTAAATAGTCCAAAGAGATATTTATTTTTATTTCCCTATTTTTGCTTTGAGATACTCAATTTTTCTTTTGAGTTTCATGGTTATTAGTTTTTAAATCCTCGTATAAACGAGGATTTTTTTTACTTAAATGTACCATCTTTTATAAAATTTAGATATATCTTTTGTCTTGTCTTTAGATTTTCTTTCTTCCGAAAAACTTTCTGCATATTCTAAAACATAAGGTCTTAATTTCTTCAAAATTGTTTTTCCTGTTTTTATTCTACTCTCGAAAACCTTTTTATAATCCTCATTCTCTGAAACTATTGCTATTCTGATTTGATATTCTTTTTTTGTTAGTTCATCTATTACCAAAATTAGATTTTCAAAATATATAATTCTCCTGGCTATTACTTCAAAAGCATCCTGAATGTTTGGAAAGGAAAAACCAAATACATCATTATCGGTCCTCCAAAAAAGTTCTGCCGTTTCTCTATCATTTTTTTTTCTTAAATGAAGATAATATTCTACTGATTCAATATAGGTACTGAATTCATCACTTCTTTCCGTTCTGTGAACTTCCTTTGCTAAAAGAGAATTCTTAAAATCTTCTAATACTGTATTTCTCATATTAAAATTATTTCTGTTTAATAGATGCGGTCTATAGATATTTATCTCTTTGGACTTTTCTAAATTATCTATGACTATTATATCTATACACTATACTTCCTTTATGGTTCTGTTATATTAAACTTGTACACTTTTGGAGGTCGTTATTATAAAACACTGGTTTTCAATAGTATTTTTATGCTAATTTTCAATTTACTCCGACACTTTTGGAGGTGGTTAGAATATACTCCGACACTTTTGGAGGTCGTTAATGATATACTCCGACACTTTTGGAGGTCGTTAATGATATACTCCGACACTTTTGGAGGTCGTTAATGATATACTCCGACACTTTTGGAGGTCGTTAATGATATACTCCGACACTTTTGGAGGTCGCAAATGTTAAAACTCCGACACTTTTGGAGGTCGTTATACATACTTTTCATACTCTTTTGACAGTTCTTCGGGAAAAGAAGTTGCCATCCATTCCATTTTTTTTGCGAGGTCTGGCGTTGCTGTACTTTTATGAAAATCTATATATGTAGTCCTTTTACTATCAGAGTCTCTCTTACTATCTTTCAGCCATTCTGAATAATTATGCTTTAATTCAGCTAACGGTAAAAACACGGCTTCCGGGTATCTTCTTTTATATGCTGCTAATAACAAATTTCTTAATAAGCCTTGTTTCACTTCTTTCCAGGCTTTCTCTCTTTCTACTTTATTTAAAGGTTCATTTGCTCCAGTTTCTAAATGAAATTTTATTCCATATTCAAATTTATGATTGGGTAATGTAAACCAGGAAAATGAGACCCCTTTATTCTTTAAGTCCGGAAGTTCAAGTAACTCTGAAAAAGCCTTTTTAATTTTTTTCTTAATATAACTTGCTTCATTGCTATCAATTCCTAGAATTGTCTTAATTTCATCAAAATCAAGTTCTTTTATACTTTTGTTATTACCCACCATTTGATTAATGGTGTCTTTAATCTTAAAATAAAGTCCATCATTATTTTTTCGTGTAGAAATTTTCAGAGAATTAATATTTACATCAAAAAATAGAAAAGATAGATTAGCAATGAATTTTTCACTTAGTTCATAGTCATATACTTTTTTAAAAGTCTTTCCTACTTTTACAGTTCTTATATTCAAAGAAGTTATGAATTGGATACTATCAACTCCCTCTCCCTTTTTATATTTTGCTATTTTGGTGTAATAAAACTTTCCTTTTTCTTTTGGAAAATGGAATATATCTGTAAATAGACAATACAATGAATTTTCAAAAACTGATTCAAAAACAGGTATTTCTGCAGCTTCTAATTCTTCTATTGAATTTTCTCTTAGTTGTCGTGGATTTTTATGTTTAGTCCAAATTACATGCTGTGGCTGTAAATTGAATTCTTTACAAAACTTTACAGGGTCTAAAACTCCATTACCAAACAAATCATGTTGATGCTGATGAGCTAGGTAGACGAGTAATAAAAACATTAGTTTGCCATCATCCAGGCTGTATTTTTTAAAATGTAGATAATGATATGAAATATTTTTATCTACTCTAACCATATTTGTTGTGAATGCTGTCATTTAATAATTTTTTTTTCTTATATTTGTATCACAAAGAGATAATTATCTCACTTAATAAAAACCTGGTCATTTTTGTGGCTGGGTTTTTTCATGGAAAATTAACAGTTGGTGAAGTTCCATCTTCATTAGTCCTGGTAATAAGAATTTTTTCTATCCTAATTTCTGTTAACTGAATTTCCTCCGGAGCAACTTTATGCCCTTTATCTATAAAATAACTCTCTAACTCTTTTTTTCCCTGTTCTATTGCCTTATCAAAGATATTTTCGATTATAGTAATATATTCTTCTGTACATTCTAATATAACTTTATGGGAGAAAAATAAATTCCTATTTACAATAGCTGTATGCCTAGAAAATGGGAAACGAACAAATAAGCCTGTTTTTCCTTTGTTTTCTTGTTTTTGCAGGTATACCCTCACTGCCTTTATTTGAAAGGTCGTATTATTCTTAAAAGTACCTATAATCTCTTTAGTCGTCTTTCTTCGTACAGTCCAAAATATCCATTCATCTTTATACTGAGCTTTTACAAATTTTTCAAAGATAAATAGTCCTCTATTTAAACTATTATATGGAACTGCAGGACCACTTTTCAGCTTTACTATAGCCTCATAACGTTTGTTCTTATCTGCCATACCATAATAAAATAGCATTTAACAAAATCATAAAACCTGCTACTATACACATATTGAAAATAAATTTTTTCTTCGTTATGGTACGTTCTGCAAAACTTTTTCCCTGAAATGCTAGAGATGCAATCATTACAATTATGGAAATAAAAATCAAAAAGTTTTTCCCATAAAAGTTATATCCTAAAAACATGCTTATAATTAAAATTAATGCTATTATAGGCGTTATAATTTTTCCCATTGTTAAATTTTATTTTTAGTTTTATTTTTAATTATATCTATTAGTTCTGAGAGAAATATGATTAATGTATAAAAGGGTAAAAATCCTAATGTTATTCTACTAACCCAGGTATTTTCGTTCACACTTAGATTTATTTCATCTGAGTTGTTAACTAATGAGTATAATATTATAATTTGCAAAATGATTGAAAGGAGATTAAATTTTTTTGAATTTAATATTGTATTCAAATTATACAGAATGATTAAGATATATGCCATTTGCAAAAATTGAGCTTTAAATAAGTCTGCAAACATACCTACCATGCTAAATATTGCGTTGAAAATCTCACCTACTTCCATACTATCTCCTTATTATTTTTTTTAATCAGCTCTACCATTTCCGAGATCATGTCTAACCTGGAATATTTTATTAATCCCTCTTCCATTATTCTATAATAAAGAAAATCATTAATCATTTTCACGGAATCCGAAGGAAGGTCTATTGAACTATTTTTTTTTGGTCTTTTATCAGTTCCTCCCCTGGGTCCTGTTGAAAGTTTAACTTTCGGCATATCACG
It encodes the following:
- a CDS encoding RepB family plasmid replication initiator protein, whose amino-acid sequence is MKIKYRLKYSGKMDELLAPYIGKKLVISVEEFREFFNVPNIKTSSALVQKIIETCKREFDELEQINFNFEVAKKFKKTQFFIFYPYNNEPNFFLSSIQDKFKIEPEKEKYIEPTKNLSFEEISTPVIAQEEKIIPTEPEEIEEEKVKYEFENFTNFKVPDYDNFNTDDIQSGLERIRKMRQNGG
- a CDS encoding relaxase/mobilization nuclease domain-containing protein; amino-acid sequence: MIGNLTHVGTLESLTNYHFKKIEEGVAEKLYSQGIDDNSKKSVELSFKAISKLDDSMADPYVHLSLNFPIEDKEILTNEKMEEITRECLEKLGYGEQPVWAVRHHDQDHPHIHIITHSIKDDGTKVSRNWEQYRLMEINRGLEKKHGLRIVSSIKKEISIDKKNHVELNKSADYKNYLTQSVKEVMTLKPRRFNDFQQILKEKYHIETYVSNKKNFTGVSFAVTDKVKGRYVEEKGTLAVSGSDLSKKFSHPKLKESIQGNFENASKNYGKLLSFQARFEKELKVFEKIKIEDFNNYSKSIEIIKNEKTGYIFIDKVSKNAFNSNDLKKLDTSKLSEETKVELSPELKNKIYTEALFAYRNDMKAQGFTSSFVQDIYQKENIFNYLEVGKQYNELKGFLTDKENESLRTYFSEKNRTLDKVVESFQEQEKEQRRFDKETYYSFTGVNNIAVVEKLFNPKEPLPFEVQNTLKGIRNITEKIEERAEKLKETNEPEKEKKEKLPDYQVKVTKDIYFAHEKLFKIEELQGEYRTELEKLINKEYGIDTKNRAFKTEMEPEKVLEYLNKHGIEIVQNGANLSAKIEGYTEPFLLKGLEQDFLKPLGEKLNHQEVENDKEVIKSRLAIEDKIWSRVNIEILPETEREILKSNEDWKIYTEDKEHNKLLNDSLYFFIREAGVDYRSTLLENMSQKKTLFAEGIAEVVKEQNIPAEKIEKFVDSMSTQESINKAESSEKKNIERNINLAAAFENPAALLALQGYRSQEIPATEDRPSIPGITEKTGKHTVETKMKVDAELQNYIAENNVYKFYSPLIRDMVQQVSGNEGKMQLPEKMLVVEEIKDKLPEKDVSLLKGVAERDYIDYYFNKSIEEDIQNKQEYLNSKGIQVDEQENGSKLSLVNSSTAIEKEEKIKVDSVLQENILKQVGKDNPEQAQIHRKIHTLIESENYVGVAMELRNNGLTEKDIFFTKNDEPRFQELGDSMVLNEAFSTIVKEQKASYHSDLLEYISVNKDLSLEKFKELTQDHKIDDNKIKDFIEKISSPDAIEQAIMKEKMSLDANFTLSKTFENPAALLALQGFRNDEGGVTEKTGKYTMKTDIKIDSELQKFVAENNVYKFYSPVIKDMVNEVSGNEGKMQIPDKMLVVEEIKDKLPEKDISVLKGIAEKNYIDYYFNKAITNDIPNKQEYLNSKGIHIEEKNSGIKLSLVNSSNATEKSFQIKTDVVLQEKILNHFGKGNEEKAQVNRKINILTENGNFKGAAFELKKNGMTEKDMFFTSADKANYQSLKESLKSIGNNQNMNHLTTVLSGLITTNNLRNKKPNIKKGNNKSKGKSKY
- a CDS encoding plasmid mobilization protein, producing MSQSRTKKKLPEEEFKKGITVRFNEEERKKIEEKSAIYFGGNNSKFLRYCVYKEIKNVSPGLSIGIPKEDFYAMVREINKQGTNLNQLTKFYNSGIKKEGEIFFLLKSILEKNTQINDNLIKLLDK